A genomic window from Vitis riparia cultivar Riparia Gloire de Montpellier isolate 1030 chromosome 18, EGFV_Vit.rip_1.0, whole genome shotgun sequence includes:
- the LOC117905488 gene encoding uncharacterized protein LOC117905488: MIVTITMTVTFIVTVTITITVTVAITVTITVTVTVTITIAVCDTVTITVTLNFKVMVTIIVFVIITIIVTVTVTDTITVTITVTVIVTIIVTVIITIIDNVTIPVTVTVTVTITVIVIISITVIVTITISDTLTITIIDTVTVTIIVIITITINVTDTVTIIVIITTIDTATITVTVTVTIIVTVTVTITVTIFVILTFTVTIIITISVTVTITVIVIITVIVTISVTVTITITVTITFTIIVTISITVTVTVIITVTVSNRDTATIIVNVIFTIIVTVTFAVTITVTITVIFTVTVIVPVTFLTTVTVNVAVIITITITITVTVSITVTVTVTDVVTVIVIVIVSIIVINTVTVTIIVTVTVTVTIIVTVTVIIPSPLSSLLLLPLA, from the exons ATGATCGTCACCATTACCATGACTGTCACCTTTATCGTCACTGTTACTATTACTATTACCGTCACTGTTGCTattaccgttaccattaccgtcaccgttacTGTTACCATTACTATTGCCGTCTGTGATACCGTTACCATCACCGTCACCcttaattttaaagttatgGTCACCATCATCGTTTTCGTCATCATTACCATTATTGTTACTGTCACCGTTACCGATACCATCACCGTTACTATCACCGTTACCGTCATAGTTACCATCATCGTTACCGTTATCATCACCATTATTGATAATGTTACCATTCCCGTTACCGTCACTGTTACTGTCACTATTACCGTCATCGTTATCATCAGCATTACCGTCATCGTTACCATCACCATTTCTGATACTCTTACCATCACTATTATCGATACTGTTACCGTCACCATCATCGTTATCATCACCATTACCATCAACGTTACTGATACTGTTACCATCATTGTTATCATCACCACTATCGATACTGCTACTATCACAGTCACCGTTACCGTTACAATTATCGTGACTGTTACCGTCACCATTACTGTTACTATTTTCGTTATTCTTACCTTTACTGTTACCATCATCATTACTATTAGTGTTACCGTCACCATTACCGTCATCGTTATTATCACCGTTATCGTCACTATCAGcgttaccgttaccattacaatcaccgttaccattacctTTACCATTATTGTCACCATCAGCATTACCGTTACCGTCACCGTCATCATCACCGTTACTGTTTCCAATCGTGATACTGCTACCATCATtgttaatgttatttttaccaTCATCGTCACGGTCACCTTTGCCGTTACCATTACAGTCACCATCACCGTTATTTTTACGGTTACCGTTATCGTCCCCGTTACTTTCCTAACTACCGTCACAGTCAACGTTGCCGTCATCATTACAATCACCATCACTATTACCGTTACTGTTTCCATTACTGTCACCGTCACTGTTACCGATGTTGTTACCGTTATTGTCATTGTTATTGTCTCCATTATCGTCATCAATACCGTTACTGTCACTATTATCGTCACCGTGACAGTTACCGTTACCATTATCGTGACTGTTACCGTTATC ATACCGTCACCTTTATCATCACTGTTACTATTACCATTAGCGTAA